From Draconibacterium halophilum, one genomic window encodes:
- a CDS encoding DUF6787 family protein: protein MFEKLKKRWNLTSNFQVVIILIVFSITGSAALYVRKGIFDLIGITEATSLWIKVPLYIVTVVPAYQVLFLLFASIFGQFRFAWEFEKKTFSRLIPKKK from the coding sequence ATGTTTGAGAAACTAAAAAAGAGATGGAATCTTACCAGCAACTTTCAGGTAGTAATCATACTAATTGTTTTTTCCATAACAGGAAGCGCTGCACTGTACGTTCGTAAAGGTATTTTCGATCTGATAGGCATAACCGAGGCAACCAGCCTTTGGATAAAGGTACCACTATACATTGTAACCGTTGTTCCGGCTTACCAGGTTCTGTTTTTACTATTTGCTTCAATTTTTGGGCAATTCAGATTTGCCTGGGAGTTCGAGAAGAAAACTTTTTCACGATTAATTCCTAAGAAGAAATGA